Proteins encoded together in one Prunus dulcis chromosome 3, ALMONDv2, whole genome shotgun sequence window:
- the LOC117621309 gene encoding protein MICRORCHIDIA 6-like isoform X1, with amino-acid sequence MTMSNSNIIDLCSDDEMGRSNIKKCRREIEPGFDSASAPSVCPTPISRQFWKAGYYEIEQGQRCKAANQYGKNHMRIHPMFLHSNATSHKWAFGAMAELLDNAVDEVQNGATFVSIDKISTPQYGTPALLIRDDGGGMDPDAIRRCMSFGFSDKKSKFTIGQYGNGFKTSSMRLGADVIVFSRHLKSRSLTQSVGLLSYTFLRSMGNNNVVVPMVDYEFNSSARTFGPLIPHDEDHFSSNLTMLLQWSPYSTEDELLKQFDDIGDHGTKVVIYNLWLNDDGEMELDFDSDPEDICINGDKTGRMKRIQYVANLYQHSLRAYASILYRQLPEYFRIILRGRDVEYHNIAEDLKYVQFIKYMPQVDGNLEVEIITAIGFLKEAPHANTHGFNIYHRNRLILPFWRAVRCTNGTGRGVVGVLEPDFIQPTHNKQDFEKTSLFQKLEDRLKQMTVEYWNKHCKLIGYQVVKKTPSTTTTLPSSVTQNCVDQDQPLLLNHGSQYESSNSRAGLIKKRKDLLDPPLKLQHAKRHMGSSCGTDVQCISEEPENSVEGMMRVSQKMLLMQENKRLRSRLLALEKMVQELDLKVQQLKDEQKNVEQHAGELENELTQLTQTLFESCKWNIYEQHVW; translated from the exons ATGACAATGAGCAATTCAAACATCATAGATTTATGCAGTGATGATGAAATGGGTCggtcaaatattaaaaaatgtaGAAGGGAGATTGAACCTGGTTTTGATTCTGCATCTGCACCCTCAGTATGTCCAACACCAATTTCTCGGCAATTTTGGAAAGCTGGATACTACGAAATAGAGCAGGGACAGAGGTGCAAAGCCGCAAACCAAT ATGGAAAAAACCATATGCGCATACACCCTATGTTCCTTCACTCAAATGCCACTTCACATAAGTGGGCTTTTGGAG CCATGGCAGAGTTGCTTGACAATGCAGTTGATGAG GTACAAAACGGAGCTACTTTTGTTAGCATAGACAAGATCTCTACCCCACAGTATGGGACTCCAGCTTTGCTAATTCGAG ATGATGGCGGTGGAATGGACCCTGACGCTATAAGGCGCTGTATGAGCTTTGGGTTTTCAGATAAGAAATCAAAGTTTACCATTGGACAAT ATGGAAATGGATTCAAGACAAGCTCTATGAGACTTGGAGCAGATGTAATTGTCTTCAGTCGCCACTTGAAATCAAG GTCACTGACTCAAAGTGTTGGACTCCTTTCTTATACATTTTTGAGGTCGATGGGCAACAACAACGTAGTTGTACCAATG GTGGATTATGAGTTTAACTCATCAGCTAGAACGTTCGGGCCCTTAATTCCACATGATGAAgatcatttttcttctaacCTGACCATGCTGTTGCAGTGGTCTCCTTATTCAACGGAAGACGAGTTGCTGAAGCAA TTTGATGATATAGGGGATCATGGAACAAAAGTAGTCATTTACAATctttggttaaatgatgatgGGGAGATGGAACTAGATTTTGATTCAGATCCTGAG GATATTTGTATTAACGGTGACAAAACTGGCAGAATGAAACGAATTCAGTATGTTGCTAACCTATATCAGCACTCTCTCCGT GCATATGCATCAATCCTGTATAGGCAGCTACCAGAGTACTTTAGAATAATTTTGCGTGGACGAGATGTTGAGTACCATAATATTGCCGAGGATCTCAAATATGTTCAGTTTATCAAGTATATGCCACAAGTTGATGGAAACCTGGAG GTTGAAATTATTACCGCAATAGGGTTTTTGAAGGAAGCACCACATGCTAATACTCATGGTTTTAATATCTACCATCGGAATCGTCTGATACTg CCATTTTGGCGTGCAGTTAGATGTACAAACGGTACTGGAAGAGGAGTTGTCG GTGTCCTGGAACCAGATTTTATTCAGCCAACTCACAACAAGCAAGATTTTGAGAAAACTTCCCTCTTCCAAAAGCTTGAAGATCGTTTAAAGCAAATGACAGTGGAGTACTG GAACAAACATTGCAAACTGATTGGTTATCAAGTAGTTAAAAAAACTCCATCGACAACGACAACATTACCTTCTTCCGTAACTCAGAATTGTGTGGACCAAGACCAACCTTTGTTACTGAATCATGGTTCCCAATATGAAAGCTCAAACTCAAGAGCAGGTTTGataaaaaagaggaaggaTCTTCTTGATCCTCCACTGAAACTACAACATGCAAAAAGGCACATGGGATCATCCTGTGGAACTGATGTCCAGTGCATTAGTGAAGAG CCTGAAAATAGCGTTGAGGGCATGATGCGAGTTTCACAGAAGATGCTTCTGatgcaagaaaacaaaaggcttCGGTCACG GCTGCTCGCATTGGAGAAAATGGTGCAAGAACTTGATTTGAAG GTGCAACAACTGAAGGATGAACAAAAGAAT GTGGAACAACATGCAGGTGAACTAGAGAATGAACTGACACAGCTGACACAGACGTTGTTTGAATCATGCAAATGGAATATATACGAGCAGCACGTTTGGTAG
- the LOC117621309 gene encoding protein MICRORCHIDIA 6-like isoform X3, with translation MTMSNSNIIDLCSDDEMGRSNIKKCRREIEPGFDSASAPSVCPTPISRQFWKAGYYEIEQGQRCKAANQYGKNHMRIHPMFLHSNATSHKWAFGAMAELLDNAVDEVQNGATFVSIDKISTPQYGTPALLIRDDGGGMDPDAIRRCMSFGFSDKKSKFTIGQYGNGFKTSSMRLGADVIVFSRHLKSRSLTQSVGLLSYTFLRSMGNNNVVVPMVDYEFNSSARTFGPLIPHDEDHFSSNLTMLLQWSPYSTEDELLKQDICINGDKTGRMKRIQYVANLYQHSLRAYASILYRQLPEYFRIILRGRDVEYHNIAEDLKYVQFIKYMPQVDGNLEVEIITAIGFLKEAPHANTHGFNIYHRNRLILPFWRAVRCTNGTGRGVVGVLEPDFIQPTHNKQDFEKTSLFQKLEDRLKQMTVEYWNKHCKLIGYQVVKKTPSTTTTLPSSVTQNCVDQDQPLLLNHGSQYESSNSRAGLIKKRKDLLDPPLKLQHAKRHMGSSCGTDVQCISEEPENSVEGMMRVSQKMLLMQENKRLRSRLLALEKMVQELDLKVQQLKDEQKNVEQHAGELENELTQLTQTLFESCKWNIYEQHVW, from the exons ATGACAATGAGCAATTCAAACATCATAGATTTATGCAGTGATGATGAAATGGGTCggtcaaatattaaaaaatgtaGAAGGGAGATTGAACCTGGTTTTGATTCTGCATCTGCACCCTCAGTATGTCCAACACCAATTTCTCGGCAATTTTGGAAAGCTGGATACTACGAAATAGAGCAGGGACAGAGGTGCAAAGCCGCAAACCAAT ATGGAAAAAACCATATGCGCATACACCCTATGTTCCTTCACTCAAATGCCACTTCACATAAGTGGGCTTTTGGAG CCATGGCAGAGTTGCTTGACAATGCAGTTGATGAG GTACAAAACGGAGCTACTTTTGTTAGCATAGACAAGATCTCTACCCCACAGTATGGGACTCCAGCTTTGCTAATTCGAG ATGATGGCGGTGGAATGGACCCTGACGCTATAAGGCGCTGTATGAGCTTTGGGTTTTCAGATAAGAAATCAAAGTTTACCATTGGACAAT ATGGAAATGGATTCAAGACAAGCTCTATGAGACTTGGAGCAGATGTAATTGTCTTCAGTCGCCACTTGAAATCAAG GTCACTGACTCAAAGTGTTGGACTCCTTTCTTATACATTTTTGAGGTCGATGGGCAACAACAACGTAGTTGTACCAATG GTGGATTATGAGTTTAACTCATCAGCTAGAACGTTCGGGCCCTTAATTCCACATGATGAAgatcatttttcttctaacCTGACCATGCTGTTGCAGTGGTCTCCTTATTCAACGGAAGACGAGTTGCTGAAGCAA GATATTTGTATTAACGGTGACAAAACTGGCAGAATGAAACGAATTCAGTATGTTGCTAACCTATATCAGCACTCTCTCCGT GCATATGCATCAATCCTGTATAGGCAGCTACCAGAGTACTTTAGAATAATTTTGCGTGGACGAGATGTTGAGTACCATAATATTGCCGAGGATCTCAAATATGTTCAGTTTATCAAGTATATGCCACAAGTTGATGGAAACCTGGAG GTTGAAATTATTACCGCAATAGGGTTTTTGAAGGAAGCACCACATGCTAATACTCATGGTTTTAATATCTACCATCGGAATCGTCTGATACTg CCATTTTGGCGTGCAGTTAGATGTACAAACGGTACTGGAAGAGGAGTTGTCG GTGTCCTGGAACCAGATTTTATTCAGCCAACTCACAACAAGCAAGATTTTGAGAAAACTTCCCTCTTCCAAAAGCTTGAAGATCGTTTAAAGCAAATGACAGTGGAGTACTG GAACAAACATTGCAAACTGATTGGTTATCAAGTAGTTAAAAAAACTCCATCGACAACGACAACATTACCTTCTTCCGTAACTCAGAATTGTGTGGACCAAGACCAACCTTTGTTACTGAATCATGGTTCCCAATATGAAAGCTCAAACTCAAGAGCAGGTTTGataaaaaagaggaaggaTCTTCTTGATCCTCCACTGAAACTACAACATGCAAAAAGGCACATGGGATCATCCTGTGGAACTGATGTCCAGTGCATTAGTGAAGAG CCTGAAAATAGCGTTGAGGGCATGATGCGAGTTTCACAGAAGATGCTTCTGatgcaagaaaacaaaaggcttCGGTCACG GCTGCTCGCATTGGAGAAAATGGTGCAAGAACTTGATTTGAAG GTGCAACAACTGAAGGATGAACAAAAGAAT GTGGAACAACATGCAGGTGAACTAGAGAATGAACTGACACAGCTGACACAGACGTTGTTTGAATCATGCAAATGGAATATATACGAGCAGCACGTTTGGTAG
- the LOC117621309 gene encoding protein MICRORCHIDIA 6-like isoform X2, translating into MTMSNSNIIDLCSDDEMGRSNIKKCRREIEPGFDSASAPSVCPTPISRQFWKAGYYEIEQGQRCKAANQYGKNHMRIHPMFLHSNATSHKWAFGAMAELLDNAVDEVQNGATFVSIDKISTPQYGTPALLIRDGNGFKTSSMRLGADVIVFSRHLKSRSLTQSVGLLSYTFLRSMGNNNVVVPMVDYEFNSSARTFGPLIPHDEDHFSSNLTMLLQWSPYSTEDELLKQFDDIGDHGTKVVIYNLWLNDDGEMELDFDSDPEDICINGDKTGRMKRIQYVANLYQHSLRAYASILYRQLPEYFRIILRGRDVEYHNIAEDLKYVQFIKYMPQVDGNLEVEIITAIGFLKEAPHANTHGFNIYHRNRLILPFWRAVRCTNGTGRGVVGVLEPDFIQPTHNKQDFEKTSLFQKLEDRLKQMTVEYWNKHCKLIGYQVVKKTPSTTTTLPSSVTQNCVDQDQPLLLNHGSQYESSNSRAGLIKKRKDLLDPPLKLQHAKRHMGSSCGTDVQCISEEPENSVEGMMRVSQKMLLMQENKRLRSRLLALEKMVQELDLKVQQLKDEQKNVEQHAGELENELTQLTQTLFESCKWNIYEQHVW; encoded by the exons ATGACAATGAGCAATTCAAACATCATAGATTTATGCAGTGATGATGAAATGGGTCggtcaaatattaaaaaatgtaGAAGGGAGATTGAACCTGGTTTTGATTCTGCATCTGCACCCTCAGTATGTCCAACACCAATTTCTCGGCAATTTTGGAAAGCTGGATACTACGAAATAGAGCAGGGACAGAGGTGCAAAGCCGCAAACCAAT ATGGAAAAAACCATATGCGCATACACCCTATGTTCCTTCACTCAAATGCCACTTCACATAAGTGGGCTTTTGGAG CCATGGCAGAGTTGCTTGACAATGCAGTTGATGAG GTACAAAACGGAGCTACTTTTGTTAGCATAGACAAGATCTCTACCCCACAGTATGGGACTCCAGCTTTGCTAATTCGAG ATGGAAATGGATTCAAGACAAGCTCTATGAGACTTGGAGCAGATGTAATTGTCTTCAGTCGCCACTTGAAATCAAG GTCACTGACTCAAAGTGTTGGACTCCTTTCTTATACATTTTTGAGGTCGATGGGCAACAACAACGTAGTTGTACCAATG GTGGATTATGAGTTTAACTCATCAGCTAGAACGTTCGGGCCCTTAATTCCACATGATGAAgatcatttttcttctaacCTGACCATGCTGTTGCAGTGGTCTCCTTATTCAACGGAAGACGAGTTGCTGAAGCAA TTTGATGATATAGGGGATCATGGAACAAAAGTAGTCATTTACAATctttggttaaatgatgatgGGGAGATGGAACTAGATTTTGATTCAGATCCTGAG GATATTTGTATTAACGGTGACAAAACTGGCAGAATGAAACGAATTCAGTATGTTGCTAACCTATATCAGCACTCTCTCCGT GCATATGCATCAATCCTGTATAGGCAGCTACCAGAGTACTTTAGAATAATTTTGCGTGGACGAGATGTTGAGTACCATAATATTGCCGAGGATCTCAAATATGTTCAGTTTATCAAGTATATGCCACAAGTTGATGGAAACCTGGAG GTTGAAATTATTACCGCAATAGGGTTTTTGAAGGAAGCACCACATGCTAATACTCATGGTTTTAATATCTACCATCGGAATCGTCTGATACTg CCATTTTGGCGTGCAGTTAGATGTACAAACGGTACTGGAAGAGGAGTTGTCG GTGTCCTGGAACCAGATTTTATTCAGCCAACTCACAACAAGCAAGATTTTGAGAAAACTTCCCTCTTCCAAAAGCTTGAAGATCGTTTAAAGCAAATGACAGTGGAGTACTG GAACAAACATTGCAAACTGATTGGTTATCAAGTAGTTAAAAAAACTCCATCGACAACGACAACATTACCTTCTTCCGTAACTCAGAATTGTGTGGACCAAGACCAACCTTTGTTACTGAATCATGGTTCCCAATATGAAAGCTCAAACTCAAGAGCAGGTTTGataaaaaagaggaaggaTCTTCTTGATCCTCCACTGAAACTACAACATGCAAAAAGGCACATGGGATCATCCTGTGGAACTGATGTCCAGTGCATTAGTGAAGAG CCTGAAAATAGCGTTGAGGGCATGATGCGAGTTTCACAGAAGATGCTTCTGatgcaagaaaacaaaaggcttCGGTCACG GCTGCTCGCATTGGAGAAAATGGTGCAAGAACTTGATTTGAAG GTGCAACAACTGAAGGATGAACAAAAGAAT GTGGAACAACATGCAGGTGAACTAGAGAATGAACTGACACAGCTGACACAGACGTTGTTTGAATCATGCAAATGGAATATATACGAGCAGCACGTTTGGTAG
- the LOC117622016 gene encoding pentatricopeptide repeat-containing protein At5g42450, mitochondrial-like, whose translation MRRSAIKFKTLFATSPSKDFKTYVQKCGSLLKNLTENRLINEGIVLHNHLIKMGLSSERYIAIRLLIMYLDSRKSAQVSEIVKGFDGFDPTVHNCLINANIQWGNLDQARRLFDEMPERNEVSWTALISGLMRYGRVYESMWYFERNPFHNVVSWTAAINGLVQNGLNAEALKLFLKLLDSGVRPNDITFTSVLRACAGFGEIGLGMSVLGLIVKTGFEHNISVSNSLITLCLKMGEKALARRIFDQMEKKDVVSWTAILDMYVGMGDLREARRIFDEMPERNEVSWSAMIARYSQSGHPEEALKLFLQMSRNGFVPNRSCLAITLSALATLEDLRVGMNIHAHVVKIGYEKDVFISSSLVGLYCKCGKTKDGRLAFDSMLEKSVVSWNSMVGGYCLNGQMEEAKVLFNSIPAPNNVSWNTMVGGYLENKEMDKVFLVFNEMLLCGETPNTSTFSSVLCGCASIASLEKGKNLHGKTVKHGTQYDVFVGTALIDMYAKSGDIESSKKVFDRMPEKNEVSWTVMIQGLAENGFAEESLLLFEEMNRTSIVAPNELMLLSVLFACSHTGLVDDGLQYFNSMEAVYGTKPKGRHYTCMVDILSRSGRLVEAEELLKSMPFEPETNAWSALLSGCSKHKNEEIAERTAKKLWELVEKNSAGYVMLSNIYASAGRWVDVLNIRRLMKDRGLKKSGGCSWIEVKNEVHCFYSEDASHCQLAEIYDLLELVRFEMLAI comes from the coding sequence ATGAGACGAAGtgccatcaaattcaaaaccctCTTCGCCACTAGCCCAAGCAAAGATTTCAAAACTTACGTACAAAAATGTGGGTCTCTCTTGAAGAACCTCACCGAAAATAGGCTCATCAATGAGGGAATTGTCCTTCATAACCATTTGATCAAGATGGGTCTTTCATCAGAGAGATATATAGCCATTAGGCTTCTAATTATGTACCTGGATTCAAGAAAATCTGCTCAAGTTAGTGAGATCGTTAAGGGGTTTGATGGGTTTGATCCTACTGTGCATAATTGCTTGATTAATGCCAACATTCAGTGGGGAAATCTTGATCAAGCTCGCCGCTTGTTTGACGAAATGCCTGAAAGAAACGAGGTTTCTTGGACTGCCTTAATATCGGGTTTGATGAGGTATGGAAGAGTGTATGAGTCAATGTGGTACTTTGAGAGAAATCCATTTCATAATGTGGTTTCTTGGACGGCGGCGATTAATGGGTTGGTGCAGAATGGGTTGAATGCTGAAGCCCTGAAGCTTTTTCTGAAGCTGCTTGATTCTGGGGTCAGGCCTAATGATATTACATTTACTTCTGTTTTGAGAGCTTGTGCAGGGTTTGGTGAAATTGGTTTGGGAATGAGTGTTTTGGGGTTGATTGTTAAGACTGGCTTTGAACACAATATATCAGTTTCTAATTCCTTAATTACTTTGTGTTTGAAGATGGGCGAAAAGGCTTTGGCCAGGAGAATATTTGatcaaatggaaaagaaagatgTTGTCTCTTGGACTGCAATCCTAGATATGTATGTTGGGATGGGGGACTTGAGGGAAGCGCGTCGAATCTTTGATGAGATGccagaaagaaatgaagtttCTTGGAGTGCAATGATTGCGAGGTACAGTCAGAGTGGACATCCTGAAGAAGCATTGAAgctctttcttcagatgtccCGCAATGGGTTCGTCCCAAATAGGTCCTGTTTGGCTATCACGCTTAGTGCGCTGGCTACCCTCGAGGATTTGCGAGTGGGAATGAACATCCATGCACATGTTGTAAAAATTGGATATGAGAAAGATGTCTTTATCAGTAGTTCTCTTGTCGGCTTGTACTGTAAATGTGGAAAAACTAAGGATGGCCGCTTGGCATTTGACTCAATGTTGGAGAAAAGTGTGGTCTCATGGAATTCTATGGTTGGTGGGTATTGTCTGAATGGACAAATGGAAGAAGCTAAGGTGTTGTTTAATAGCATACCTGCACCGAACAATGTGTCGTGGAATACTATGGTCGGAGGGTACTTAGAGAACAAAGAAATGGATAAGGTATTTCTAGTATTTAATGAGATGCTTTTGTGTGGAGAAACTCCAAACACATCCACCTTCTCAAGTGTGCTCTGTGGTTGTGCGAGCATAGCCTCGTTAGAGAAAGGAAAGAACCTCCACGGAAAAACAGTTAAACATGGAACCCAGTATGATGTTTTTGTCGGTACAGCCCTCATTGATATGTATGCGAAATCCGGGGATATTGAGAGCTCCAAGAAGGTATTTGATCGGATGCCTGAGAAGAATGAAGTCAGTTGGACTGTGATGATTCAGGGGTTAGCAGAAAATGGTTTTGCTGAGGAATCTCTGCTTTTGTTTGAGGAAATGAATAGAACTTCAATTGTTGCTCCTAATGAGCTCATGCTTTTATCGGTTCTTTTCGCTTGTTCTCACACTGGCTTAGTTGATGATGGATTGCAGTACTTTAATTCAATGGAGGCTGTTTATGGTACAAAGCCAAAGGGAAGACACTACACCTGCATGGTGGATATACTGTCCCGATCAGGACGCCTTGTAGAAGCTGAAGAGCTTTTAAAATCCATGCCATTCGAACCTGAAACCAATGCATGGTCAGCTCTATTGAGTGGGTGTAGTAAACATAAAAATGAGGAGATAGCAGAAAGGACAGCTAAGAAGCTTTGGGAATTAGTAGAAAAAAACTCTGCAGGGTATGTAATGTTGTCAAATATTTATGCTTCAGCTGGAAGATGGGTTGATGTTCTgaatattaggagattaatgAAGGACAGGGGATTGAAGAAGAGTGGTGGCTGTAGTTGGATAGAGGTGAAAAATGAAGTCCACTGTTTTTATTCAGAAGACGCATCTCACTGTCAGTTAGCTGAGATTTATGATCTTCTAGAACTTGTACGTTTTGAAATGCTAGCCATCTAG